One genomic segment of Triplophysa rosa linkage group LG22, Trosa_1v2, whole genome shotgun sequence includes these proteins:
- the LOC130545822 gene encoding uncharacterized protein LOC130545822, with translation MSKFVPFQRSSHLPPFTIRGLGGQHPPPPAYRSYDMQSEGCKFLYGTSKDCGNISSQQSKPLPTFNIRGAGKRCKDLFPITKGCGNIIDSQQSYDLPSINIRGAGVQQANSPAERCRDLFPITKGCRNIIDSQQFDKLPPINITGVGLQRPRPPSDVKPEGQKILPSISKKKDCGKIKGSLQFIELPPLNVRGVGLQRPRPPSDVKPEGQNILPSISRKKDCGNIKGSQQSKDLLPLSVRGGPALIKHSFLKKSVYSQAGVKNVVECPKIQISWMSCRETTAKKLCATLPARNR, from the exons atgtccaaatttgtACCTTTCCAGCGGTCCTCACACCTCCCTCCCTTCACCATTAGAG GACTTGGTGGACAGCACCCACCACCACCAGCTTACAGGAGCTACGACATGCAATCCGAGGGCTGCAAATTTCTTTACGGCACCTCAAAGGATTGTGGGAACATTAGTTCCCAGCAGTCCAAACCCCTTCCTACCTTTAACATCAGAG GTGCTGGTAAGAGGTGTAAAGATCTGTTCCCCATCACAAAGGGCTGTGGGAACATTATTGATTCCCAGCAGTCGTACGACCTCCCTTCCATAAACATCAGAG GTGCTGGTGTACAGCAGGCAAACTCACCAGCTGAGAGGTGTAGAGATCTGTTCCCCATCACAAAGGGCTGTAGGAACATTATTGATTCCCAGCAGTTCGACAAGCTCCCTCCCATAAACATCACAG GTGTCGGTCTGCAGCGCCCTCGCCCACCATCTGATGTAAAACCTGAGGGCCAAAAAATTCTTCCCAGCATCTCGAAGAAAAAGGATTGCGGGAAGATTAAGGGTTCCCTGCAGTTCATAGAACTTCCTCCGTTAAACGTCAGAG GTGTCGGTCTGCAGCGCCCTCGCCCACCGTCTGATGTAAAACCTGAGGGCCAAAATATTCTTCCCAGCATCTCGAGGAAAAAGGATTGCGGGAACATCAAGGGTTCCCAGCAGTCCAAAGACCTGCTTCCGTTAAGCGTCAGAG GTGGACCAGCGCTTATCAAACATTCCTTCCTGAAGAAGAGCGTGTATTCTCAAGCAGGTGTAAAAAACGTCGTGGAATGTCCAAAAATCCAAATATCTTGGATGTCGTGTCGAGAAACGACAGCGAAG AAATTGTGTGCTACACTCCCTGCAAGGAATCGTTGA